From one uncultured Methanoregula sp. genomic stretch:
- the gmhB gene encoding D-glycero-beta-D-manno-heptose 1,7-bisphosphate 7-phosphatase, with the protein MKNNAVFVDRDGTINIDVHYLNDPDKFEMYPGVGEGIKQLKVKGYKIIVITNQSGIGRGYFTEQQLFRVHERMITEFQKFDVTLDGIYYCPHHPDDHCNCRKPNTGLFEKAVQEHNIDVKKSFMLGDKMLDIEAGKKIGVKTILIPEPHLKEVLLSQKNEWRHNPDFIANNFRSAVDWILDIN; encoded by the coding sequence ATGAAAAATAACGCGGTTTTTGTCGATAGAGACGGAACGATCAATATAGATGTGCATTATCTTAATGATCCTGATAAATTTGAGATGTATCCCGGCGTAGGGGAGGGCATCAAACAGCTCAAAGTAAAAGGATATAAAATTATTGTCATAACCAACCAGTCAGGAATTGGACGGGGATATTTTACCGAACAACAATTATTTCGCGTTCATGAGAGAATGATTACAGAATTCCAAAAATTCGATGTGACTCTGGATGGAATTTATTATTGTCCGCACCACCCGGACGACCATTGTAATTGCAGAAAACCCAATACGGGGTTATTTGAAAAGGCTGTACAAGAACACAACATTGATGTGAAAAAATCGTTTATGCTTGGGGATAAAATGTTAGATATTGAAGCGGGGAAAAAGATCGGTGTTAAGACGATCCTGATACCGGAACCCCATTTAAAAGAAGTACTCCTTTCACAAAAAAATGAGTGGAGACATAATCCGGATTTTATTGCAAATAACTTCAGAAGTGCAGTTGACTGGATTCTGGATATAAATTAG
- a CDS encoding class I SAM-dependent methyltransferase has translation MADNSREKATVLTDSRYLEITYSAERAPVGIYPSLLARHLMETAYRKTGKLLDIGSGRGDFLDAFSQLGYEVSGVDISPFSSAGAGTRTMKTCNFECEPLPFSENEYDFVFSKSVIEHLHSPHHMISGAFRVLKPGGIAVIMTPSWAHTYWGPFYIDHTHVTPYTIPSLTDVLQIEGFENISTRYFYQLPGVWKHPSLTPLVQLFSLLPFSYRPYHQKARWPDSFNKLIRFSKEVMLIAVCQKPIR, from the coding sequence ATGGCCGATAACTCTAGAGAAAAGGCAACGGTATTAACAGATTCGCGCTATCTTGAGATCACGTATTCGGCCGAACGAGCACCTGTCGGGATCTATCCCTCACTTCTTGCCCGGCATCTGATGGAAACTGCGTACAGGAAGACCGGCAAACTTCTTGATATCGGCTCGGGGAGAGGTGATTTCCTGGATGCATTTTCCCAGTTAGGATACGAAGTATCCGGTGTTGACATCTCACCATTTTCATCAGCGGGGGCCGGCACCAGAACGATGAAGACCTGCAATTTCGAATGCGAACCGCTGCCATTTTCGGAGAATGAATATGATTTTGTGTTCAGCAAATCCGTAATCGAGCATCTTCATTCCCCACATCACATGATCTCGGGAGCTTTCAGGGTGCTGAAACCGGGCGGGATTGCCGTGATCATGACACCGAGCTGGGCACATACGTACTGGGGTCCGTTTTATATCGACCACACCCATGTAACACCATATACAATCCCATCGCTTACTGATGTGCTTCAGATCGAGGGATTTGAAAACATTTCAACACGATACTTTTACCAGTTACCCGGTGTCTGGAAACACCCGTCCCTCACACCCTTGGTACAGCTTTTTTCCCTATTGCCATTCTCCTACCGTCCATATCACCAGAAAGCACGCTGGCCGGATTCATTCAACAAACTGATACGGTTCTCAAAAGAGGTCATGCTCATCGCAGTCTGCCAGAAACCAATCAGATAA
- a CDS encoding radical SAM protein — MSRNGKVLFIIHDLYQEDNHFPSGIGYLAAVLKQYGSDVEIYSQDVFHFTNEELAEFLRSRQYDIIGVGFLAARYKETVKELCKTINKHKKDAWFVLGGHGPSPIPEYILQDTKADIVAIGEAEDTIIELLKCKLDNGDLSKVKGIAYRERDCVHVNERRKPIRNLDTIPFPQWDLFPMKEYVSCLKYYNMEKTDKLLEISSSRGCINQCTFCYRMEKGIRFRSIKNIVEEIIALKEKYGVTYFSMYDELFIYPKKKIFDFKDELERNDLSIKYDCQGRVDTFDEEIADCLKASGCQFVNFGIESTDQKVLDLMEKNTKVEDNIRAVEIARDKKLSVGLNFMWGNIGDTEESLTNNVKFLKRYNTYSQLRTIRPVTPYPGSKLYYQAISQGLLSGPEDFFNRFNNSDLLTVNFTDIPVKKFYQLLFEANKELILDHFSHTSGEPDQAAAIINDFKNLYFGGNIKFRGARHFEKK, encoded by the coding sequence ATGTCCCGAAACGGCAAAGTTCTTTTTATCATTCATGACTTGTATCAGGAGGACAATCATTTTCCATCAGGCATTGGATACCTGGCAGCAGTGTTAAAGCAATATGGCTCTGACGTGGAAATTTATTCTCAGGATGTCTTTCATTTTACCAATGAAGAACTTGCAGAGTTTTTGAGGAGCCGACAATACGATATTATCGGGGTTGGATTTCTTGCTGCACGATATAAAGAAACGGTCAAAGAATTATGTAAAACAATTAACAAACATAAGAAAGATGCCTGGTTTGTTCTTGGGGGACATGGTCCATCCCCTATACCGGAATATATTTTGCAGGATACAAAAGCGGATATAGTAGCAATCGGCGAGGCAGAAGACACCATTATCGAATTATTAAAATGTAAACTGGATAACGGGGATCTCTCAAAAGTTAAAGGAATTGCATATCGCGAGAGGGATTGTGTTCATGTCAATGAACGGCGAAAACCAATACGTAATTTAGATACGATCCCATTCCCTCAATGGGATCTATTCCCCATGAAAGAATATGTTTCCTGCCTGAAATACTACAATATGGAGAAAACCGATAAACTTCTGGAGATTAGTTCCAGTCGGGGCTGCATCAATCAATGTACCTTTTGTTATCGTATGGAAAAGGGCATCAGGTTCAGAAGTATAAAAAATATTGTTGAAGAAATAATTGCATTAAAAGAAAAATATGGTGTGACTTATTTCTCGATGTATGATGAATTGTTCATCTATCCAAAGAAAAAGATATTTGATTTCAAGGATGAACTGGAGAGAAATGATTTATCGATAAAATATGATTGTCAGGGACGGGTAGATACCTTTGATGAGGAAATTGCCGATTGTTTGAAGGCATCGGGTTGCCAGTTTGTTAATTTTGGAATTGAATCGACAGATCAGAAAGTATTGGATTTAATGGAGAAAAATACAAAAGTAGAAGATAATATCAGGGCTGTTGAAATTGCTCGGGATAAGAAATTATCTGTGGGTCTTAATTTTATGTGGGGAAATATCGGTGACACGGAAGAAAGCCTTACTAATAATGTAAAATTTTTAAAAAGATACAATACTTATTCGCAATTACGAACGATACGTCCTGTGACACCATATCCTGGCAGTAAACTCTATTACCAGGCAATATCTCAAGGCTTGTTATCAGGTCCTGAAGATTTTTTTAACAGATTTAACAATTCAGATCTATTAACGGTAAATTTTACCGATATTCCTGTTAAAAAATTCTATCAGTTATTATTTGAGGCAAACAAAGAATTAATTCTCGATCATTTTTCACACACTTCTGGAGAACCAGACCAAGCTGCGGCAATCATTAATGATTTTAAGAATCTTTATTTTGGTGGAAATATCAAATTCCGGGGGGCTCGACACTTTGAAAAAAAATGA
- a CDS encoding N-acetylneuraminate synthase family protein, whose amino-acid sequence MKVFVIAEVGINHNGDMEIAKLLIKAAKEAGCDAVKFQKRSIDIVYTKEFLDSPRDSPWGKTQRAQKEGLEFSIEQYGEIDRYCAETGIEWFASAWDLESQKSLRRFNCKYNKIASAMIVYEDLLKEVASEKKHTYISTGMSSIQQIDRAVEIFKKTGCPFELMHCVSTYPMDDEDANLNRIKSLRDRYNCNIGYSGHEVGGLAISCAATALGITSLERHITLDRAMYGSDQSASLEIGGLRMLVSSIRKIEKSMGTGEIQMQPKEAPIAKKLRAHVPWDSNE is encoded by the coding sequence ATGAAAGTTTTTGTCATTGCAGAAGTCGGGATAAACCATAATGGTGATATGGAAATTGCCAAATTATTAATAAAGGCGGCTAAGGAAGCGGGTTGTGATGCGGTAAAATTCCAGAAGCGGTCTATCGATATTGTATATACCAAAGAATTTCTTGATTCACCCCGGGACAGTCCGTGGGGGAAAACCCAAAGGGCACAAAAGGAAGGGCTTGAATTCAGTATAGAGCAGTATGGTGAGATTGACCGGTATTGTGCCGAAACAGGAATCGAGTGGTTTGCCTCGGCCTGGGATTTGGAAAGCCAGAAAAGTCTGAGGCGGTTCAATTGTAAATATAATAAAATTGCATCTGCGATGATTGTATATGAAGATCTTCTCAAAGAAGTAGCATCGGAGAAGAAGCACACGTATATATCGACAGGTATGAGTTCGATTCAGCAGATAGACCGGGCAGTAGAGATCTTTAAAAAGACCGGGTGTCCGTTTGAGTTGATGCACTGTGTATCAACGTATCCGATGGATGATGAAGATGCAAACCTGAACCGCATCAAGTCATTAAGAGATCGATATAATTGCAATATAGGCTACAGCGGTCATGAAGTTGGCGGTCTTGCCATATCCTGCGCGGCAACGGCTCTCGGGATAACCTCATTAGAACGACATATAACATTGGATCGGGCTATGTATGGATCAGATCAATCCGCCTCTCTTGAGATTGGAGGATTACGGATGCTGGTTAGTTCAATAAGGAAAATCGAGAAATCCATGGGAACCGGAGAGATTCAGATGCAGCCAAAAGAAGCCCCGATTGCAAAGAAATTACGGGCTCATGTTCCGTGGGATTCAAATGAATAA
- a CDS encoding DegT/DnrJ/EryC1/StrS family aminotransferase: MRISFGDLVIGDIAKKNFQKVFDKNWASEGDNVREFEAKFAKKFGYKHAIATSSGTDADIVACAALYDFGAERGDEILVPALSFVATANSILAAGFTPKFVDINLETLNIDPTKIEEQITEKTRAIMVVHTMGKPCDMDPILKIAKKYNLMIIEDACEAHGAMYKGKLVGKIGNMGAFSFYTAHQIVCGEGGMVTTDDDKIASVVRSVKSHGRPAGSLYFDFQRIGFNSKMNDMEAALGLEGIETFDVFFNKRKNNLYKLLDMTKDLSKFCYFIKEEQYEKVSPHAFPIVLKDKKYDRNKLYQFLESKSIQCKTLFGSLPTQHNAFKFLKYNFGDFPVAEYVGDAGLHFGMHQYLNDDDLHYVSDALHEYFNEFR, encoded by the coding sequence ATGAGAATCAGTTTTGGTGATTTGGTAATCGGAGATATTGCGAAAAAGAATTTCCAGAAAGTTTTTGATAAAAACTGGGCTTCGGAAGGGGATAATGTCAGGGAGTTTGAAGCAAAATTCGCAAAAAAATTCGGCTACAAGCATGCTATTGCAACCAGTTCCGGTACAGACGCCGATATAGTTGCATGTGCGGCACTCTATGATTTCGGGGCTGAACGGGGAGATGAAATTCTTGTTCCTGCACTATCCTTTGTTGCAACTGCCAATTCTATATTAGCAGCCGGATTTACACCGAAATTTGTGGATATCAACCTGGAGACGCTGAACATCGATCCAACAAAAATTGAAGAACAGATCACCGAGAAAACCCGGGCCATCATGGTAGTCCATACAATGGGCAAACCCTGTGATATGGATCCCATCCTGAAGATCGCCAAAAAATATAATTTAATGATCATTGAGGATGCCTGCGAAGCCCATGGGGCGATGTATAAAGGGAAACTTGTCGGTAAAATCGGGAATATGGGAGCATTCAGTTTCTATACTGCTCACCAGATCGTCTGTGGGGAAGGTGGCATGGTAACAACGGACGATGACAAGATAGCGTCGGTTGTCCGGTCCGTTAAATCGCATGGACGTCCTGCCGGGAGCCTCTATTTTGATTTCCAGAGAATCGGATTCAATTCAAAAATGAATGATATGGAAGCTGCCCTTGGACTTGAAGGTATAGAAACCTTTGATGTATTTTTCAATAAACGAAAAAATAACCTCTATAAACTGCTTGATATGACAAAGGATCTGTCAAAATTCTGTTATTTTATTAAAGAGGAACAATATGAAAAGGTAAGCCCGCATGCATTCCCGATTGTACTGAAAGACAAGAAGTACGACCGTAATAAACTCTATCAATTCCTGGAATCTAAAAGCATCCAGTGTAAAACATTATTCGGTTCCCTGCCTACCCAGCACAATGCCTTCAAATTTTTAAAGTATAATTTCGGAGATTTCCCGGTTGCGGAATATGTCGGGGATGCCGGATTGCATTTTGGTATGCACCAGTATCTTAATGATGACGATCTTCACTATGTCAGTGATGCCCTTCACGAGTATTTCAACGAGTTCCGGTAA
- a CDS encoding acylneuraminate cytidylyltransferase family protein gives MKSRLTYAVIPARGGSKGVPRKNIKLLKGFPLIAYSIAAAKLSKLTDRVIVSTESSEIAEIAQHYGAEVPFLRPAEYAQDRSPDIDFIRHAIDWFAKNETTAQPELFVHLRPTTPLRDPALIDEAIGKIVKNDDATALRSAHELAEPPQKMFAIENGYLAGFFPGDPRPEYYNLPRQVFPKAYHPNGYVDIIRTGYVTRTNTLHGPRMIGFVTPYTIEIDNPDDFSHLEYTLEKQSHPLYEYLTQNY, from the coding sequence ATGAAATCGAGATTGACCTATGCAGTCATTCCGGCCCGTGGCGGCTCCAAAGGTGTGCCACGAAAGAATATCAAACTCCTGAAAGGATTTCCTCTGATAGCGTATTCCATTGCCGCTGCAAAATTATCGAAATTGACCGATCGGGTTATTGTATCAACAGAATCGTCGGAGATTGCAGAGATCGCACAACACTATGGTGCCGAAGTCCCGTTTCTGCGCCCGGCTGAATATGCCCAGGACAGATCACCGGACATCGATTTTATCCGGCATGCAATCGACTGGTTTGCAAAAAATGAGACAACTGCTCAGCCGGAATTATTCGTCCACCTGAGGCCAACAACCCCCCTGCGTGATCCGGCTCTCATTGACGAGGCAATTGGCAAGATCGTAAAAAATGATGATGCAACGGCATTACGATCCGCCCACGAACTGGCGGAGCCTCCCCAGAAGATGTTTGCTATTGAAAACGGATATCTGGCCGGGTTCTTTCCGGGCGATCCCCGTCCGGAATATTATAACCTTCCCCGTCAGGTATTTCCCAAGGCATACCATCCGAACGGGTATGTGGATATCATCCGGACCGGCTATGTGACGAGGACCAACACTCTTCACGGCCCACGGATGATCGGTTTTGTCACACCGTATACGATTGAGATTGATAATCCCGATGATTTCAGCCACCTGGAATACACTCTCGAAAAGCAATCACACCCCCTGTATGAATATCTGACTCAAAATTATTAA
- a CDS encoding HAD hydrolase family protein, translated as MDFDGVFTDNRVFIDENGKETVVCDRSDSLGIKILKEKRPDIKIVVISKETNNVVKARCDKLKIDCKTGVDDKLFILKKIIASESVNPEHVAYLGNDINDLECIQFAGIGVAVSDSDPRVLAVADFITSKPGGRGAIREFMDIVLG; from the coding sequence ATGGATTTTGACGGCGTGTTCACGGACAACAGGGTATTTATTGATGAAAATGGGAAAGAAACGGTTGTCTGTGATCGAAGTGACAGTCTTGGAATAAAAATCCTGAAAGAGAAACGACCGGATATAAAAATCGTTGTTATCTCGAAAGAAACGAATAATGTTGTAAAAGCGCGGTGTGACAAATTAAAAATTGATTGTAAAACGGGAGTCGACGATAAATTATTTATTTTAAAGAAAATAATTGCTTCGGAAAGCGTGAATCCGGAACACGTCGCTTACCTGGGAAATGATATCAATGATCTCGAATGCATTCAATTTGCAGGAATCGGGGTTGCAGTTTCTGATTCAGATCCACGAGTGCTTGCCGTGGCAGATTTTATTACCAGCAAACCCGGAGGAAGGGGCGCAATCCGGGAATTCATGGATATTGTTTTAGGGTAA
- a CDS encoding aminotransferase class III-fold pyridoxal phosphate-dependent enzyme, which produces MPESLAILDDLDKYESRSMHGQMPIVWDHAEDFQVGDRYGNTWIDFSSTIFVANAGHANPKICEALKRIIDQKLLHSYTYYTEIRRDYIRKLIEFTPSQFEKAFLLSSGTEATECALKLMRMQGNAIGKKKPGIISFEGSMHGRTLGSQMMGGTPAAREWIGYEDPNIHRLPFPYPWTLKDDHGHPVSGEALFTRHIEHLQKTGVNPDTDICGFILESYIGWGAVFFPVDYVKALVAFARKHDILVTFDEIQAGFGRTGTLFAYQNYGVEPDIICCGKGISSSLPLSAVLGSRKIMDLPDIGSMSSTHSANPLCCAAGLANIEFIESHNLVADAKRKGKILLDGLKGIQKKYPDRISEVLGKGLVAAILIVDPKTRLPDSLTASLICEKAMQKGLILVHTGRESIKMGPPLTIPDEALLEGLHVLEESIKEIVKP; this is translated from the coding sequence GTGCCGGAGTCTCTCGCAATCCTAGACGACCTCGACAAGTATGAATCCCGATCAATGCACGGCCAGATGCCGATCGTCTGGGACCATGCTGAAGATTTCCAGGTCGGAGACCGGTACGGGAATACCTGGATAGATTTTTCCTCAACGATCTTTGTCGCCAATGCCGGACATGCCAACCCGAAAATCTGTGAGGCGTTAAAACGGATAATCGATCAGAAACTTCTTCACAGTTACACCTATTACACGGAGATCCGGAGAGATTATATCAGGAAACTCATTGAGTTCACCCCTTCACAGTTCGAGAAGGCATTTCTGCTCTCTTCCGGGACAGAGGCCACAGAATGTGCCCTCAAGCTGATGCGGATGCAGGGAAACGCCATAGGAAAGAAAAAACCCGGCATAATCTCTTTCGAGGGAAGCATGCACGGGAGAACGCTGGGATCACAGATGATGGGCGGCACACCAGCGGCACGGGAGTGGATCGGATACGAGGATCCGAACATTCACCGTCTCCCGTTTCCATATCCATGGACACTGAAAGATGATCATGGCCACCCGGTCTCCGGTGAGGCGCTGTTCACCCGCCATATCGAACACTTACAAAAGACCGGTGTCAATCCGGATACCGATATCTGTGGTTTCATCCTTGAGTCGTATATCGGGTGGGGTGCAGTCTTCTTCCCGGTAGATTATGTCAAGGCGCTTGTAGCATTTGCCCGCAAACATGACATCCTTGTTACTTTCGATGAGATCCAGGCAGGTTTTGGCCGGACCGGCACCCTGTTCGCCTACCAGAATTATGGTGTCGAGCCGGATATCATCTGCTGTGGCAAGGGGATCAGTTCGAGTCTCCCGCTCTCGGCGGTTCTGGGATCCCGGAAGATCATGGATCTTCCGGATATCGGGTCAATGAGCAGCACTCATTCGGCAAACCCGCTCTGTTGCGCTGCCGGTCTTGCCAACATTGAATTTATAGAATCCCACAACCTTGTAGCGGATGCAAAACGCAAGGGTAAAATCCTGCTTGATGGGCTTAAAGGTATCCAGAAAAAATACCCTGACCGGATCTCAGAAGTTCTTGGCAAAGGTCTTGTAGCAGCAATTCTCATTGTCGATCCCAAAACCCGTCTTCCGGATTCCCTCACGGCAAGCCTGATCTGTGAAAAGGCGATGCAGAAAGGGCTGATTCTGGTCCATACCGGCAGGGAATCGATCAAGATGGGTCCACCACTAACAATTCCTGATGAAGCCCTGTTAGAAGGTCTGCACGTGCTTGAAGAATCCATAAAAGAGATCGTAAAACCCTGA
- a CDS encoding VOC family protein — MTRMVRHVGIVVKKIDDVLPFYRDLLGLKPVKKANEDSAFVSHILGLRGCRLVTVKLGAENGETLIELLEFASHPVDPALLPGLTCPGITHIALTVRDLDKMYRRLTRAGISFISPPSRSPDGFARVAFCKDPAGNYLELVEELSK; from the coding sequence ATGACAAGAATGGTAAGGCACGTCGGGATCGTGGTAAAAAAAATAGATGATGTTCTGCCGTTTTACCGCGATCTTCTCGGTCTGAAACCGGTGAAAAAGGCCAATGAAGATTCTGCGTTTGTCAGTCATATCCTTGGCCTCCGCGGATGCCGGTTAGTAACCGTAAAACTCGGTGCGGAGAATGGCGAAACGCTGATTGAACTGCTGGAATTTGCATCGCATCCCGTTGATCCGGCATTGTTACCAGGCCTGACTTGTCCTGGTATCACCCATATCGCACTAACTGTCCGGGATCTCGACAAAATGTACCGGAGACTGACACGTGCCGGGATATCATTTATATCCCCGCCGTCACGATCTCCGGATGGGTTTGCAAGAGTCGCGTTCTGCAAAGATCCTGCCGGGAATTATCTTGAACTTGTGGAAGAACTGTCGAAATAG
- a CDS encoding D-sedoheptulose 7-phosphate isomerase, with translation MENSTILISGYIENSIQTKKGLLHDHIPEIARAADVLVKACRNGNTIFWFGNGGSAADAQHLACELVSRFFLERKAIASIALTTNTSELTAIGNDYDFTKIFSRQIEALVKPGDVVIGISTSGTSPNVIEGLRKAKQIGAITIAFTGRSGKKICDEADFLITVPSDITPHIQESHIMIGHILCYLVEMELFGKNEK, from the coding sequence ATGGAAAATTCTACCATTCTTATTTCTGGATATATTGAAAACAGTATCCAGACAAAAAAAGGTCTGTTGCACGATCATATCCCTGAAATTGCCCGTGCTGCGGATGTACTGGTCAAAGCCTGCAGGAACGGCAATACGATTTTCTGGTTTGGAAATGGCGGGAGTGCAGCCGATGCCCAGCATCTTGCCTGTGAACTGGTGAGCAGGTTTTTCCTTGAACGGAAAGCAATTGCCTCCATCGCCTTAACAACAAATACTTCCGAACTGACTGCAATCGGGAACGATTATGATTTCACCAAGATTTTTTCCCGGCAGATCGAGGCATTGGTAAAGCCGGGGGATGTTGTAATTGGTATCAGCACCAGCGGGACTTCGCCCAATGTGATTGAAGGTCTCCGGAAAGCTAAACAAATCGGGGCGATCACTATTGCATTCACAGGAAGATCTGGGAAAAAAATTTGTGATGAGGCAGATTTTCTAATCACGGTACCTTCAGACATTACCCCCCACATCCAGGAATCGCATATTATGATCGGGCATATTCTCTGTTACCTGGTTGAGATGGAGTTATTCGGAAAAAATGAAAAATAA
- a CDS encoding sugar phosphate isomerase/epimerase family protein translates to MQGRLLPPVNNTIQAFPENGWQEEFALARNLGLDYIEFIFDGDNYARHPLMTKEGLREIQSLVQEHDVRILSVCADYFMTHPLHRGTLEERTARVKLVQALLRNCATLDVGNIIIPCVDISQLQNETEIHEFKIRLGECLPVAEDCGINLALETDLGPEAFTRLVRDIGHPFLKINYDTGNSASLGYDPVVELGSYGRWITDVHIKDRMFGGTTVPLGEGDADFPEIFSQLDRMNYNGIYILQTARKQPGLEQETIKDYLDFIGKYLP, encoded by the coding sequence ATGCAGGGGCGGTTACTGCCCCCGGTCAACAATACGATCCAGGCATTTCCGGAAAACGGGTGGCAGGAAGAGTTTGCTCTTGCCCGAAACCTTGGACTAGACTACATAGAGTTCATTTTCGACGGGGATAACTATGCCCGGCACCCGCTGATGACCAAGGAAGGTCTGCGGGAAATTCAGAGCCTTGTGCAGGAACATGATGTTAGGATCCTATCGGTCTGCGCGGATTATTTCATGACACATCCGCTTCACCGTGGAACCCTGGAAGAGAGAACGGCACGGGTGAAACTGGTACAGGCACTCCTGCGAAACTGCGCAACGCTCGATGTTGGCAATATTATAATTCCCTGTGTAGACATTTCACAATTACAGAACGAGACCGAGATTCATGAATTCAAAATCCGGCTGGGCGAATGCCTGCCTGTTGCAGAAGACTGCGGTATCAACCTTGCATTGGAAACGGATCTCGGGCCGGAAGCGTTTACGCGGTTAGTTCGGGACATCGGTCATCCGTTCCTGAAGATCAATTATGACACCGGCAACAGTGCAAGCCTTGGCTATGACCCCGTAGTAGAATTAGGAAGTTATGGCCGCTGGATAACCGATGTCCATATCAAAGATCGCATGTTTGGCGGGACCACCGTGCCGCTCGGTGAAGGTGATGCTGACTTCCCCGAAATCTTCAGCCAGTTGGACCGCATGAACTACAATGGAATCTATATCCTGCAGACTGCCAGAAAACAGCCCGGCCTGGAGCAGGAGACCATCAAAGACTATTTAGATTTTATTGGCAAATATCTCCCGTGA
- a CDS encoding IS5 family transposase → MSGFGDYFLHQEYTKIAGLGNKLGEIRDIIDWEKFRPILNDMYRDNKEIGGRPHNDEILMIKMLVLAGWHGLSDYEVELLAIDRLSFRHFLGYPEKIPDRSTVWLFRENLTNHGKIHLIWDELQRQLDEQGYSIKRGTIQDASFITSDPGHAKADKPRGDVAKTRRSRDGTWARKGNKSEFGYKLHSLIDKEYQFVRRFDTSTASLHDNQIDLSQKGETVYRDKGYFGTVPFASIDKTMKRSVRGKPISTKDKRRNRAISRTRSLVERPFAVIKRVFHAGHVMVTTHLRVHAKNLFACFSYNLFNLVTVQKNHTV, encoded by the coding sequence ATGAGCGGGTTTGGGGATTATTTTCTGCATCAGGAATATACCAAGATCGCCGGACTGGGGAACAAGTTAGGAGAGATCCGGGACATAATCGATTGGGAGAAATTTCGTCCGATCCTCAACGATATGTATCGGGATAACAAAGAGATCGGAGGCCGACCCCATAACGATGAGATCCTCATGATCAAGATGCTCGTTCTTGCCGGCTGGCATGGCTTATCAGATTATGAGGTAGAACTCCTTGCCATAGACCGGTTATCGTTTCGACATTTTCTCGGGTATCCGGAGAAAATCCCCGATCGATCGACGGTATGGTTATTCCGGGAAAACCTGACGAACCACGGAAAGATCCATCTCATCTGGGATGAACTCCAGCGACAATTGGACGAACAAGGCTATTCGATAAAACGAGGTACCATTCAGGATGCATCGTTCATCACATCCGATCCCGGCCACGCCAAGGCAGATAAGCCCCGGGGAGATGTTGCAAAAACCCGACGAAGCCGGGATGGAACCTGGGCCAGGAAAGGTAACAAATCAGAATTTGGATACAAACTCCATTCACTCATCGACAAAGAATACCAGTTTGTCCGAAGATTCGATACATCAACTGCATCACTTCATGACAACCAGATTGATCTCTCGCAAAAAGGTGAAACGGTATACCGGGACAAAGGATATTTCGGAACCGTCCCTTTCGCCTCCATCGACAAAACAATGAAACGATCGGTTCGTGGTAAACCGATCTCAACGAAAGACAAACGCAGAAACCGGGCGATCAGCAGAACACGGTCTCTCGTTGAACGACCGTTTGCAGTGATCAAACGGGTGTTTCATGCTGGGCATGTGATGGTGACTACACACCTCCGGGTCCATGCTAAAAATCTCTTCGCCTGTTTCTCATACAATCTCTTTAATCTCGTAACTGTTCAAAAAAATCATACGGTCTAG